One genomic region from Bradysia coprophila strain Holo2 unplaced genomic scaffold, BU_Bcop_v1 contig_176, whole genome shotgun sequence encodes:
- the LOC119075084 gene encoding uncharacterized protein LOC119075084, which translates to MEQVTKARRVSRSNITKTCNKIETELKKDEPNRFQILALREDLIRFVDTIAAQDQKILDSLFNSNATEEEQDREAEECEAYRSRVTFILVMVGEYTKAMTDDHSEHRSVYTTVRESAEKPKRTYKLPKIEIKKFNGEILEWLSFWSQFEKIHQDKDLHDSDKFQYLAQAMVEGSRAKELVDSYPQTSDNYPKVIAALTDRFGKPKILKQVYVRELIKMIANNIRNKDRVGLSKLFDSLESHLRALESLGVTGEQTSEFLFPMVESILPEDILIAWQRSPNFGRSTLDPPKSELDFLMQFLQQEVESEEQRSLARTGFSPIYQKQEDNRSVKKVQSKVATAANLFIGENAVKCIFCDKPHLSQECMKAMAMSLKEKKELLGQKKACYKCLKIHRGFGCKTFVKCSGCFKPHFHLLCPDSPKNRSNEQTPSTSNNCNAVVESSKFSKDKQVLLKTIMVRIKSKNGYLKLRLLFDDGSQQSYIKTSIAIIANCAEKGSYFERNTLFGGIKTGIEERRIYQVKMESLSGNVKHTMEIPDKQKITGEIPKLPPGPWMDELKLKGIFINDMESSGEDIDVLIGADLATHLILDESITLQCGLRAVKTVFGWTIMGPIQAQTSLVISHSLTLVSNQINEMSIQGLWDLELMGIRDPAMLKTQEEKNAEVQMFFNETLHRNKDGRYIIALPWVDGHQQIPNNFEIARKRLINSTRKLNKDSKFEDYDKIFKQWQDEGIIEEVKISGELASAVGHFIPHHAVFKPESKTTPVRPVFDASCKTNRFPSLNECLMKGPNLIEMIPKAVFNFRQGKIGVISDIRKAFLMIEIQETDQKYLMFLWWEDESCTNLKAFVHKRVVFGINCSPFILAAVLNHHLDNVNTTDKQMAQKLKKSLYVDNSVTSVNSWKEYEKFKADCTRILADAKMELRQWEHTEIDNGDTELCSSVLGLKWNRKEDTLSCSSLPSIPDKLTKRTLLAAINKVFDPLGFLSPAMVSPKLVLQSTWDKGIDWDEELPKEMFIQYQKWCKELNYLQEIKIPRHMYGAQYCKQTSEVQLHIFNDASQLAYATAIFVRIQTNDEVNVQLVQAKARITPIQKMTMTRLELMGCLIGVRLAKPILESFETTVTRFYWSDSTTALAWIKRNDEWGTFVGNRVKEIINETEVCNWFHVPGKDNPADLPSRGCSPKELLKSRWWEGPDWLRLHQQQWPNVEFTVDEEKVNAEKKKSSVKNPVSSMSIQITGDPWYAKRQSYIQNLRILAWIQRFKENCLAKKKNKPRRSGTLSMKEVFNSELLMIGLIQRETFPKDSNFIDGLRVDKNKENNLYFVLTKIMNRQDTGRFKQPLLLPHSHPVVDKIIEEEHKRYGHAGVQFLVAKLREKFWIVKTRLAVKRITSKCVVCKRFNQQPATVPISPLPENRVKDAKAFEVSGIDLAGPLFLKNGSKVWIVIFTCGVYRAAHMETVDSINTEEFILAVSRFISRRGRVAVIYTDNGTNFVKAARLFGKLDWNKIQATFHVHRIQWIFIPPASPWWGGFWERLIRSLKEYLRKILGQSKLNKVQLDTTLAFVESLLNNRPLTYVSEDQDDLTPLTPAAFIQDISQTEFPEFKVLKDHEFRQKYKDLVTLKEELRSRFRSEYLGQLVQRSKPVDNIQLDVGDMVFVVDDKRKRLEWSLAKILEVFPGKDQNSRVARIQTANGELTRSFQRLVPLEVKSSETQFFDKPEAIKRAKLQKQDTSRPIKFKKSAIIRDEKEIITKSGRKVKVPLRFRFN; encoded by the coding sequence ATGGAGCAAGTAACGAAGGCTAGAAGAGTATCAAGATCAAATATCACAAAAACTTgtaacaaaattgaaactgaaTTAAAGAAAGATGAACCAaaccgatttcaaattttggcTTTACGAGAAGACTTAATCAGATTTGTAGATACAATTGCAGCTCAagatcaaaaaatattagacAGCCTGTTTAACAGTAATGCGACCGAAGAGGAACAAGACAGAGAAGCAGAGGAGTGTGAAGCTTACCGCAGTCGTGTTACTTTCATTTTAGTCATGGTTGGAGAATACACAAAGGCAATGACCGATGATCATTCAGAACATCGTTCAGTATATACCACCGTTCGTGAAAGTGCAGAAAAACCAAAACGAACGTACAAACtaccaaaaattgaaataaagaagTTCAACGGTGAAATATTGGAGTGGCTGAGTTTTTGGtctcaatttgaaaaaatccatCAAGACAAAGATCTACACGATTCAGACAAATTCCAATACTTAGCACAGGCGATGGTTGAAGGTTCACGAGCAAAAGAATTAGTCGACAGCTATCCTCAGACGTCTGACAATTATCCAAAGGTAATAGCAGCTTTAACAGACCGTTTTGGAAAACCAAAAATCCTTAAACAGGTGTATGTACGAGAACTCATTAAGATGATTGCCAACAACATCCGTAACAAGGATAGAGTGGGATTGTCAAAATTATTCGACAGTTTAGAGTCACATCTTCGAGCATTGGAATCGTTAGGAGTTACTGGTGAACAAACTTCAGAATTCTTATTTCCTATGGTCGAATCGATATTACCAGAAGACATTCTCATTGCATGGCAAAGAAGTCCAAATTTCGGCAGAAGTACTTTGGATCCACCAAAATCAGAATTGGATTTCCTGATGCAATTTCTCCAACAAGAAGTCGAAAGCGAAGAGCAAAGAAGTCTTGCCCGAACAGGATTTTCACCAATATACCAAAAACAAGAAGATAACCGATCGGTCAAGAAAGTTCAATCCAAAGTGGCAACGGCagcaaatttgtttattggtGAAAATGCAGTGAAGTGCATTTTCTGTGATAAACCCCATCTCTCGCAGGAATGTATGAAGGCAATGGCAATGTCGTTAAAGGAAAAGAAAGAGCTTCTTGGACAGAAGAAGGCTTGTTACAAATGCCTGAAGATTCATCGCGGTTTTGGTTGTAAGACGTTTGTTAAGTGTTCAGGCTGTTTCAAACCACATTTTCACTTGCTGTGTCCTGATTCACCAAAAAACAGGAGTAACGAACAAACTCCGTCAACATCGAACAACTGCAATGCTGTTGTGGAAAGTTCAAAATTCTCCAAGGACAAACAAGTTCTGCTCAAAACAATTATGGTAAGGATAAAATCAAAGAATGGTTACCTCAAGCTTCGGTTATTATTCGATGATGGTAGTCAGCAGAGCTACATCAAGACTTCAATTGCCATCATTGCAAATTGTGCGGAGAAAGGAAGTTATTTCGAAAGAAATACTTTGTTTGGTGGTATCAAAACTGGCATTGAAGAAAGAAGGATTTACCAAGTAAAAATGGAATCACTAAGCGGTAATGTCAAGCATACAATGGAAATTCCAGACAAACAGAAAATAACTGGGGAAATACCAAAATTACCTCCTGGTCCATGGATGGATGAATTGAAGTTAAAAGGCATTTTCATCAACGATATGGAATCATCTGGAGAAGATATCGACGTGTTAATTGGAGCAGATTTAGCTACACATTTGATTCTTGATGAAAGCATAACTCTTCAATGTGGCTTAAGAGCCGTCAAAACGGTATTTGGCTGGACTATAATGGGACCAATACAAGCACAAACAAGTTTGGTCATCTCACATTCGCTTACTTTAGTTTCGAATCAGATTAATGAAATGAGTATCCAAGGCTTATGGGATTTGGAGCTTATGGGGATTCGCGATCCGGCTATGTTAAAAACTCAAGAAGAAAAGAATGCAGAAGTCCAAATGTTTTTCAACGAAACTTTACATCGTAATAAGGACGGCAGATATATAATCGCTCTTCCTTGGGTAGATGGCCATCAACAGATTCCTAACAATTTCGAAATAGCACGAAAACGACTGATCAATAGCACAAGAAAACTGAACAAAGACAGCAAGTTCGAGGACTACGATAAAATCTTTAAGCAATGGCAAGATGAAGGAATCATTGAAGAAGTAAAAATTTCAGGAGAGCTCGCGTCAGCAGTTGGACATTTCATACCACATCATGCCGTTTTCAAACCAGAAAGCAAGACAACTCCGGTTCGTCCAGTATTTGACGCATCATGCAAAACAAATCGATTCCCATCATTAAACGAATGTCTCATGAAAGGCCCAAACTTGATCGAAATGATTCCTAAGGCAGTGTTCAATTTTCGACAAGGGAAAATTGGAGTAATCTCGGATATAAGGAAGGCATTTTTAATGATTGAAATACAAGAAACTGATCAGAAGTATTTGATGTTCTTGTGGTGGGAGGATGAGTCATGCACCAATTTAAAGGCATTTGTACATAAACGAGTGGTTTTTGGAATCAACTGCAGTCCATTTATTTTGGCTGCCGTTTTAAATCATCATCTGGACAACGTGAACACAACGGATAAGCAAATGGCTCAGAAACTGAAAAAATCGCTTTACGTTGACAACAGTGTAACGTCTGTAAACTCATGGAAAGAATACGAAAAGTTCAAGGCTGATTGCACTCGGATTTTGGCTGATGCGAAAATGGAATTACGCCAGTGGGAACACACTGAAATCGATAATGGTGATACCGAACTATGCTCGTCAGTACTTGGTTTAAAGTGGAACAGAAAAGAAGATACTTTGTCATGCTCTTCATTACCATCAATCCCAGACAAATTAACGAAACGAACACTTCTTGCAGCAATTAACAAAGTCTTCGATCCATTGGGTTTTCTATCACCTGCAATGGTATCACCTAAATTGGTTTTACAATCAACTTGGGATAAAGGAATCGATTGGGACGAAGAACTTCCGAAGGAAATGTTCATACAATATCAAAAGTGGTGCAAGGAACTCAATTATCttcaagaaataaaaattccgcGACACATGTATGGGGCACAGTACTGTAAGCAGACGTCAGAGGTTCAACTACACATTTTTAACGATGCTAGTCAACTAGCCTACGCAACTGCAATTTTCGTTAGAATTCAGACAAATGACGAAGTCAACGTACAATTGGTTCAGGCTAAGGCAAGGATAACTCCCATTCAAAAGATGACAATGACGAGACTAGAGTTAATGGGATGTTTGATTGGCGTTCGTCTGGCAAAACCAATCTTAGAATCATTTGAAACGACAGTAACACGATTTTATTGGTCAGATTCAACCACAGCATTAGCTTGGATAAAACGTAATGATGAATGGGGAACTTTTGTTGGAAACAGAGTCAAAGAAATCATCAATGAAACTGAAGTATGCAATTGGTTTCATGTACCTGGTAAAGACAATCCTGCGGATCTACCATCTCGAGGTTGTTCGCCGAAAGAATTGTTAAAATCCCGATGGTGGGAGGGACCAGATTGGTTGCGTCTTCATCAACAGCAATGGCCGAATGTCGAGTTCACAGTAGACGAAGAAAAGGTAAATGCAGAGAAGAAAAAGAGTTCTGTTAAAAATCCCGTTTCAAGCATGAGTATTCAGATCACTGGCGATCCGTGGTATGCAAAACGACAATCGTATATTCAAAATTTACGAATATTGGCTTGGATCCAGcgtttcaaagaaaattgtctggctaagaagaaaaataaaccaCGTCGATCTGGTActttatcaatgaaagaagtgtTCAACAGCGAATTGTTAATGATTGGTCTGATTCAACGAGAGACTTTTCCTAAGGATTCAAACTTCATTGATGGGCTGCGTGTTGATAAGAATAAGGAGAACAACTTATACTTCGTTTTGACGAAGATAATGAACCGACAAGATACTGGACGTTTCAAACAACCATTGTTGTTGCCACACTCACATCCAGTAGTAGACAAAATTATCGAAGAAGAACACAAACGGTATGGACACGCTGGGGTTCAGTTCTTGGTAgcaaaattgagagaaaaattcTGGATAGTTAAAACCAGGTTGGCTGTAAAACGAATTACTAGTAAGTGCGTCGTCTGCAAACGATTTAATCAGCAACCTGCTACAGTGCCAATATCTCCATTACCGGAGAATCGTGTGAAAGACGCAAAAGCATTTGAAGTATCTGGTATCGATTTGGCGGGGCCGTTGTTCTTAAAAAACGGATCTAAAGTATGGATCGTAATTTTCACATGTGGAGTCTACAGAGCAGCTCACATGGAGACTGTCGACAGCATCAATACCGAGGAATTCATATTGGCAGTGTCTCGATTTATATCCAGAAGAGGACGAGTGGCTGTCATTTATACAGACAACGGcacaaatttcgtaaaagcaGCAAGATTATTTGGCAAACTGGACTGGAACAAAATTCAAGCCACATTTCATGTTCATCGAATACAATGGATATTTATTCCTCCAGCGTCTCCTTGGTGGGGAGGATTCTGGGAAAGGTTAATTCGATCGCTGAAGgaatatttacgaaaaattctGGGTCAAAGCAAACTTAACAAAGTACAACTCGATACAACCTTGGCATTTGTAGAATCGCTACTGAACAACCGACCCTTAACATATGTGAGTGAAGACCAAGATGACTTGACACCACTCACACCAGCTGCGTTCATCCAAGATATCAGTCAGACTGAGTTTCCGGAATTCAAGGTGTTAAAAGATCATGAGTTCCGACAAAAGTACAAGGACCTGGTTACACTAAAGGAGGAGTTACGATCACGTTTTCGTTCGGAATATTTAGGACAACTGGTTCAAAGATCGAAACCAGTGGATAACATTCAATTGGATGTCGGTGACATGGTTTTCGTGGTAGATGATAAAAGGAAGAGATTAGAGTGGAGCCTGGCTAAAATACTTGAAGTATTTCCTGGAAAGGACCAAAACTCACGAGTGGCACGTATACAAACAGCTAACGGAGAACTTACACGGTCATTTCAACGATTGGTACCATTAGAAGTAAAATCAAGCGAGACCCAATTTTTCGATAAGCCAGAGGCTATAAAAAGAGCTAAACTGCAGAAACAGGACAcgtcgaggccaataaaattcaaaaaatcggCTATCATCAGGGATGAAAAGGAAATTATCACGAAATCAGGCAGAAAGGTCAAAGTACCTCTACGGTTtcgtttcaattaa
- the LOC119075080 gene encoding farnesol dehydrogenase-like, with translation MDKWKGKVAVVTGASSGIGAAVVKDLANMGVNVIGLARRHEMVEEISENLKNADGKVYARQCDISDMNSLKETFNWIGEQFSEIHILINNAGVSTYENILDPSDEMTRRINNVIDTNFTGLVHCTREAFKYMKDYGIIVNVASILDSIVPFPNPSSIYPAAKHAVRAFSEIIRQELVLNGNDKIRVSNLSPGLIKTNIGRAGGHKNPDGRYELMPYLQPEEVSNAVLYLLSTPYNVNISQITIKPVGERF, from the coding sequence ATGGATAAGTGGAAGGGTAAAGTAGCTGTCGTTACTGGAGCATCATCAGGTATTGGTGCGGCGGTTGTTAAAGACCTCGCAAATATGGGTGTGAATGTGATAGGATTGGCTAGAAGACATGAAATGGTTGaagaaatttctgaaaatttgaaaaatgccGATGGAAAGGTATACGCAAGACAGTGTGATATTTCCGATATGAATTCATTAAAGGAAACTTTCAACTGGATTGGCGAACAATTCTCCGAGATTCACATTTTAATCAATAATGCCGGTGTGTCAACGTATGAAAATATTCTTGATCCAAGTGATGAAATGACTAGGCGAATTAACAATGTTATTGACACCAATTTTACTGGTTTGGTTCATTGTACACGTGAAGCGTTCAAGTATATGAAAGATTACGGCATTATTGTCAATGTCGCTTCAATATTGGATTCAATCGTACCATTTCCTAATCCATCAAGCATTTATCCAGCAGCTAAGCATGCCGTTCGTGCATTTTCGGAAATTATCAGACAAGAATTGGTTTTAAATGGCAATGATAAGATAAGAGTTTCGAATTTGAGCCCTGGCttaataaaaacgaacattgGACGTGCTGGAGGTCATAAAAATCCAGATGGACGTTACGAATTGATGCCTTATTTGCAACCAGAAGAAGTATCTAATGCTGTCTTGTACTTATTGAGCACGCCCTACAACGTTAATATTTctcaaattacaataaaaccGGTTGGTGAGAGATTCTga